The DNA region GAGTACATGTTCCTCGACGACACGGCCTGCAACCTGTCCAGCATCAACCTGATGAAGTTTCGCCGGCCCGACGGCACGTTCGCCGTCGAACGGTTCCAGGCGGCCTGTCGGTTGTTCTTCCTGGCCCAGGAAATCCTGGTCGACCACGCCAGTTATCCGACGGCGCGGATCGCCGAGAACAGCCATCGCTTCCGCCCGCTGGGGTTGGGCTACTCGAACCTGGGCAGCCTGCTGATGGCGGCCGGCCTGCCGTACGATTCGCCCGCCGCACGCGGCTGGTGCGGGGCCCTGACGGCCTTGTTGCACGGCGCCGGCAACCTCTGCAGCGCCGAGATGGCTGCCGCCGTCGGACCGTTCGAAGGCTTTGCCGACAATCGCAAGCCGATGCTCAACGTCATGCAAATGCATCGCGACGCGGTCGACAAGATCGACGAAGCTTGCCCCGCGTATCTCCGGCAAGCCGCCCGCGAACTGTGGGACGAGGTGCTGGCCTTCGGCCGACGGTTCGGATTCCGCAATGCCCAGGCCACGGTCCTCGCCCCGACGGGCACGATCAGCTTCTTGATGGACTGCGACACGACCGGCATCGAGCCCGATATCGCCCTGGTCAAGTACAAGCAACTGGCCGGCGGCGGCATGCTCAAGATCGTCAACCAGACCGTGCCCCTGGGCCTGCGGACGCTCGGTTACGACGAACCAGCGATCGAGGGCATCCTGGCCTATATCGACAAGCACGAGACGGTCGAAGGCGCCTCGGGTCTGGCCGCTGAGCATCTCGGCGTGTTCGACTGTGCCTTCGAGCCGCGCAACGGCAAGCGCTCGATCCCCTGGCAAGCGCACATCAAGATGATGGCCGCCGCGCAGCCGTTCCTCTCGGGTGCCATCTCGAAGACGGTCAACATGCCGCGCGACACGACCCCGGCCGATATTGCCGAGGCGTATCTCGAAGGCTGGCGGTTGGGGCTCAAGGCCCTGGCCGTCTATCGCGACGGCTCGAAGGAAAGCCAGCCGCTGTCGACGTCGAGCGAAACCGACAAGGCGGCCGCCAAGCTGACCGCCGCCCCGCGGCGCGAGCGGCTGCCCGACACCCGTCGTTCGCTGACGCACAAATTCCGCGTCGGCGGCCACGAGGGCTACATCACCGTCGGCCTGTACGACGACGGCCGCCCCGGCGAGCTGTTCATCACCATGGCCAAGGAAGGCAGCACGATCGGCGGCCTGATGGACTGCTTCGGCACAGCCGTGTCGATGAGTCTGCAGTACGGCGTGCCGCTCGAGGTGTATGTGAACAAGTTCTCGCACACGCGTTTCGAGCCGATGGGCTACACCAGCAACCCGGATGTGCCAATCGCCAAGAGCATCGTCGACTACATCTTCCGCTGGTTGGCCAACACCTTCTTGCCCGGCTACCGCGAAGCGCAGCAGGGCAACTACCCGGCCGAGTCGGCCGGAGGAGGTTCGGCCACGGCGGCCAAGCAGGAGGACACGGAAAACGAGAGTTCGCCCGCCGCCAAGACGGCCGGTGGGCAGGTCTCGGCGCAAGGAAGTTCGGCTGGCACGTCGACCGGCAAGGCTGCTACGGCCGCGTCCAACGGCACCAACGGCCATCACGGCGAGCCCCTCGCCGTGGTCAAGCCTACGGCGTATCTGAGCGGCAAGGAGGACAACCTGGCAATGCTCGAACGGGCCGGCGTCGGACCGCTCAAGCAGGGCACCCTGCGCAGCGAGCAATTCGCTCGCTTCCAGACCGATGCCCCGACTTGCGACAACTGCGGTTCGATCACCGTCCGCAACGGAAATTGCTACCTGTGCCACAACTGTGGCAACAGCATGGGATGTTCGTGATCGGGTGACCGGGCCAGGTCCGGGGGCGGCCGTCGCGCGTGGTCTGCGACGGTCGCCGGATCGGCC from Pirellulales bacterium includes:
- a CDS encoding vitamin B12-dependent ribonucleotide reductase; translated protein: MMADTGVGFAGERVAMAADSSLAKADRRLGRGLVIESVFCPVEVADPFETVAWDQRTAAIRGESGEVLFEQTDCEVPAFWTQLATNVVVSKYFYGEVGTPQRERSVRQLIHRVTRTIADWGVQDGYFATPDDGERFYRELTWLCLHQHGAFNSPVWFNVGLWHQYSVRGAQCNWHWDATAQTVRKPENPYEYPQASACFIQSVQDNMEDIMELARSEAMLFKFGSGTGTDLSTLRSCREKLSGGGKPSGPLSFMRVYDQIAAVVKSGGKTRRAAKMQSLKIWHPDILDFIESKAKEERKARILIGAGYDANFNGEAYGSILFQNANLSVRVTDEFMQAVVQDKPWTTHWVTDPTRNGPTHQARELLAKMAEGAWYCGDPGVQYDTTINRWHTCPNSGRINASNPCSEYMFLDDTACNLSSINLMKFRRPDGTFAVERFQAACRLFFLAQEILVDHASYPTARIAENSHRFRPLGLGYSNLGSLLMAAGLPYDSPAARGWCGALTALLHGAGNLCSAEMAAAVGPFEGFADNRKPMLNVMQMHRDAVDKIDEACPAYLRQAARELWDEVLAFGRRFGFRNAQATVLAPTGTISFLMDCDTTGIEPDIALVKYKQLAGGGMLKIVNQTVPLGLRTLGYDEPAIEGILAYIDKHETVEGASGLAAEHLGVFDCAFEPRNGKRSIPWQAHIKMMAAAQPFLSGAISKTVNMPRDTTPADIAEAYLEGWRLGLKALAVYRDGSKESQPLSTSSETDKAAAKLTAAPRRERLPDTRRSLTHKFRVGGHEGYITVGLYDDGRPGELFITMAKEGSTIGGLMDCFGTAVSMSLQYGVPLEVYVNKFSHTRFEPMGYTSNPDVPIAKSIVDYIFRWLANTFLPGYREAQQGNYPAESAGGGSATAAKQEDTENESSPAAKTAGGQVSAQGSSAGTSTGKAATAASNGTNGHHGEPLAVVKPTAYLSGKEDNLAMLERAGVGPLKQGTLRSEQFARFQTDAPTCDNCGSITVRNGNCYLCHNCGNSMGCS